From one Electrophorus electricus isolate fEleEle1 chromosome 20, fEleEle1.pri, whole genome shotgun sequence genomic stretch:
- the kctd6a gene encoding BTB/POZ domain-containing protein KCTD6a isoform X1 gives MFIALTGKSTQNPFTPSTALGRSQEVLQMENGDWRYVMTDPVTLNVGGHIYTTSLSTLQRYPDSMLGAMFRGDFPTAQDTQGNYFIDRDGPLFRYILNFLRTSELTLPYDFKEMELLRKEADFYQIEPLIQCLSETKPLYPLDTFEQVVELSSTRKLSKYSNPVAVIITQLTITTKVHTLLEGISNNFTRWNKHMMDTRDFQVSFTFGPCDYHQEVSLRVHLVDYISKQGFTIRNTRVHHMSERANENTVEHHWTFCRLARKVED, from the exons ATGTTTATAGCACTAACAGGAAAGTCTACACAGAATCCATTCACCCCATCCACTGCTTTGGGAAGGAGCCAAGAAGTGCTTCAAATGGAGAATGGAGATTGGCGATACGTT ATGACAGATCCAGTCACCCTAAATGTTGGTGGCCATATATACACTACCTCTTTGTCTACACTACAACGGTACCCAGACTCCATGTTGGGAGCCATGTTCCGTGGTGATTTCCCCACAGCACAGGACACCCAGGGAAACTATTTCATAGACCGTGACGGACCACTGTTTCgttatattttgaattttttgaGGACTTCAGAACTGACTCTGCCATATGACTTCAAAGAGATGGAGCTCTTGCGTAAAGAGGCAGACTTCTATCAGATAGAGCCACTGATCCAGTGCTTAAGTGAAACAAAACCACTCTATCCATTGGACACCTTTGAACAGGTGGTGGAACTTTCAAGCACTCGAAAGCTATCAAAATACTCAAATCCTGTGGCAGTGATTATAACCCAACTCACCATTACAACCAAGGTGCACACACTACTTGAAGGCATCTCAAACAACTTCACTCGGTGGAATAAACACATGATGGACACCAGAGATTTTCAGGTGTCTTTTACCTTTGGACCTTGTGACTATCATCAAGAAGTGTCCCTTAGGGTTCACCTTGTGGACTACATTTCCAAGCAAGGTTTCACCATTCGGAACACACGCGTGCATCACATGAGTGAGAGAGCCAATGAGAACACAGTGGAACACCACTGGACATTCTGCAGGCTTGCACGAAAGGTTGAAGACTGA
- the kctd6a gene encoding BTB/POZ domain-containing protein KCTD6a isoform X2 has translation MTDPVTLNVGGHIYTTSLSTLQRYPDSMLGAMFRGDFPTAQDTQGNYFIDRDGPLFRYILNFLRTSELTLPYDFKEMELLRKEADFYQIEPLIQCLSETKPLYPLDTFEQVVELSSTRKLSKYSNPVAVIITQLTITTKVHTLLEGISNNFTRWNKHMMDTRDFQVSFTFGPCDYHQEVSLRVHLVDYISKQGFTIRNTRVHHMSERANENTVEHHWTFCRLARKVED, from the coding sequence ATGACAGATCCAGTCACCCTAAATGTTGGTGGCCATATATACACTACCTCTTTGTCTACACTACAACGGTACCCAGACTCCATGTTGGGAGCCATGTTCCGTGGTGATTTCCCCACAGCACAGGACACCCAGGGAAACTATTTCATAGACCGTGACGGACCACTGTTTCgttatattttgaattttttgaGGACTTCAGAACTGACTCTGCCATATGACTTCAAAGAGATGGAGCTCTTGCGTAAAGAGGCAGACTTCTATCAGATAGAGCCACTGATCCAGTGCTTAAGTGAAACAAAACCACTCTATCCATTGGACACCTTTGAACAGGTGGTGGAACTTTCAAGCACTCGAAAGCTATCAAAATACTCAAATCCTGTGGCAGTGATTATAACCCAACTCACCATTACAACCAAGGTGCACACACTACTTGAAGGCATCTCAAACAACTTCACTCGGTGGAATAAACACATGATGGACACCAGAGATTTTCAGGTGTCTTTTACCTTTGGACCTTGTGACTATCATCAAGAAGTGTCCCTTAGGGTTCACCTTGTGGACTACATTTCCAAGCAAGGTTTCACCATTCGGAACACACGCGTGCATCACATGAGTGAGAGAGCCAATGAGAACACAGTGGAACACCACTGGACATTCTGCAGGCTTGCACGAAAGGTTGAAGACTGA
- the pdhb gene encoding pyruvate dehydrogenase E1 component subunit beta, mitochondrial yields the protein MASLRCFFRSGRNAISVVLRREFHKTSPATLQVTVRDALNQAMDEELERDERVFLLGEEVAQYDGAYKVSRGLWKKYGDKRIIDTPISEMGFAGIAVGAAMAGLRPICEFMTFNFSMQAIDQVINSAAKTYYMSAGLQPVPIVFRGPNGASAGVAAQHSQCFAAWYSHCPGLKVLSPWSAEDAKGLLKSAIRDDNPVVVLENELMYGVAFELSDEAQSKDFVIPIGKAKIERPGNHVTLVAHSRMVGFCLDAAAVLAKEGVECEVINLRTIRPLDTDTIEASIMKTNHLISVEGGWPQFGVGAEICARIMEGPAFNYLDAPAIRVTGVDIPMPYAKILEDNSVPQIKDIIFSVKKTLNM from the exons ATGGCGTCGTTGAGGTGCTTTTTTCGCTCTGGGAGG AATGCTATTTCAGTCGTCCTCCGAAGGGAGTTTCATAAGACTTCGCCGGCTACCTTGCAG GTGACCGTCAGAGATGCTCTGAACCAGGCCATGGAtgaggagctggagagggaTGAGCGCGTCTTCCTCCTGGGTGAAGAAGTTGCACAGTATGATGGTGCCTACAAG GTGAGTAGAGGGCTTTGGAAGAAGTATGGAGATAAGCGCATTATTGACACACCCATTTCAGAG ATGGGCTTTGCAGGAATTGCTGTAGGTGCTGCCATG GCTGGTCTGAGGCCAATCTGCGAGTTCATGACCTTCAACTTCTCTATGCAAGCCATCGATCAGGTCATCAACTCGGCGGCAAAGACATACTACATGTCAGCCGGTCTGCAGCCTGTCCCCATTGTCTTTCGGGGGCCCAATGGTGCCTCCGCTGGGGTGGCAGCCCAGCACTCGCAGTGCTTTGCTGCCTGGTACAGCCATTGTCCTGGGCTTAAGGTCTTAAGCCCCTGGAGTGCAGAGGATGCCAAGGGCCTTCTGAAGTCTGCCATCCGGGATGACAACCCTG TGGTGGTTTTGGAAAACGAGCTGATGTATGGTGTGGCTTTTGAGTTGTCCGATGAAGCTCAGTCAAAAGACTTCGTAATACCCATCGGGAAAGCAAAGATTGAGAGACCAG GAAATCATGTCACTCTTGTGGCACATTCCCGAATGGTGGGTTTTTGTCTTGATGCTGCTGCTGTCCTGGCCAAAGAGGGTGTTGAATGTGAG GTCATCAACCTGCGAACAATCAGACCTCTTGACACAGATACTATTGAAGCTAGTATTATGAAAACCAACCACCTGATATCTGTGGAGGGAGGCTGGCCCCAGTTTGGTGTTGGAGCTGAGATCTGTGCCAGAATCATGGAGG GTCCAGCATTTAACTACCTAGATGCTCCTGCTATCAGAGTTACTGGAGTGGATATTCCAATGCCGTATGCCAAGATTTTGGAAGACAACAGCGTGCCACAAATCAAAGATATAATTTTTTCTGTAAAAAAGACATTGAACATGTAA